From the Desulfovibrio sp. UIB00 genome, one window contains:
- a CDS encoding dicarboxylate/amino acid:cation symporter produces the protein MTKTSKKRPIPLPIQMVLGLVLGIVFGFLAPHFSQALAPVGTAFVQAIKMIVVPLVFTAITLGIYQMGNSAKQLGKVSVISLLYFFIATVVAIIIGLALNGMFHPGVGVNLSHTAELPKNINTTVNWTKFFLDMIPSNVFAAMSGTNLLPVLVFAVLLGLALASTGSRAKPLVDVLDALMGAVFKLTGWIIALSPIAIFAIIAWLFSTQGMHTILALLKLVLVMYLGLGVLLVLFAILMLCIGEHPLKTAKAVSEPVILAFATRSSEATLPLHMEKLVEMGVPKAVASVVLPLGYAFNRDGSIMYFALAVGFLADAYNIPLDPSTLLSIIVVTTLASKGSANVPSGGLVAIAMVLTTIGIPVEALAIIAGVDAFLDMGRTAVNVVSNTVAVKLVMRWAGIAYEPTEETAEV, from the coding sequence ATGACAAAAACCAGCAAAAAGCGGCCCATTCCGCTGCCAATTCAGATGGTGCTCGGCCTTGTTCTGGGCATTGTGTTCGGCTTTCTTGCGCCGCACTTTTCCCAGGCCCTGGCCCCGGTGGGCACGGCCTTTGTGCAGGCCATCAAAATGATCGTGGTGCCGCTGGTGTTCACGGCCATCACCCTTGGCATCTACCAGATGGGCAACAGCGCCAAGCAGTTGGGCAAGGTTTCCGTTATCAGCCTGCTCTATTTTTTCATTGCCACTGTGGTGGCAATCATCATTGGCCTTGCCCTCAACGGCATGTTCCACCCCGGCGTGGGCGTCAACCTGTCGCACACCGCAGAACTGCCCAAGAACATCAATACCACGGTCAACTGGACAAAGTTTTTTCTCGACATGATCCCCTCCAACGTGTTTGCGGCCATGTCGGGCACCAACCTCCTGCCTGTGCTGGTTTTTGCAGTGCTGCTGGGCCTTGCTCTGGCTTCCACCGGCAGCAGGGCAAAGCCTCTCGTTGACGTGCTGGACGCTCTGATGGGCGCTGTCTTCAAGCTCACGGGCTGGATCATCGCCCTGTCGCCCATTGCCATTTTTGCCATCATAGCCTGGCTGTTTTCCACGCAGGGCATGCACACCATTCTGGCCCTGCTCAAATTGGTGTTGGTCATGTACCTGGGGCTTGGCGTCTTGCTGGTGCTGTTCGCCATCTTGATGCTCTGCATCGGCGAACACCCCCTCAAGACCGCCAAAGCCGTGAGCGAGCCTGTGATTCTGGCTTTTGCCACGCGTTCGTCAGAGGCGACACTGCCTCTGCACATGGAAAAACTGGTGGAAATGGGCGTTCCCAAGGCCGTGGCCTCGGTGGTGCTGCCTCTGGGCTACGCCTTCAACCGCGACGGCTCCATCATGTATTTTGCGCTGGCCGTTGGCTTTCTGGCTGATGCCTATAACATCCCGCTGGATCCCAGCACCCTGCTTTCCATCATCGTGGTGACCACGCTTGCCAGCAAGGGCAGCGCCAACGTGCCTTCGGGCGGCCTTGTGGCCATTGCCATGGTGCTGACCACCATTGGCATTCCTGTGGAGGCTCTGGCCATCATCGCGGGCGTGGACGCTTTTCTGGACATGGGCCGTACCGCCGTCAACGTGGTCAGCAACACTGTCGCAGTGAAGCTTGTCATGCGCTGGGCGGGGATTGCCTATGAACCGACGGAAGAAACCGCCGAAGTCTAA